A genomic window from Paucibacter sp. KCTC 42545 includes:
- a CDS encoding response regulator transcription factor has product MRNASVLLLEDDADLRQEVKEYLESEGCHIVEAGSLDEGRALLRRQSVHAIVLDVGLPDGSGLEALPELRRLGACPVVMMTAWGQLPQRLQGLDKGADYYLVKPVALAELAAVLKRLLSRGPLSDGWSADANTRSLTSPAGVQLQLTMSEWQFVQALRDAGGQVVEREQLVLALNQQPADYDARRMHSLVQRLRGKARAAGIETLPVHSRHGEGYVWLDAARA; this is encoded by the coding sequence ATGCGAAACGCCAGCGTGCTATTGCTTGAGGACGATGCCGACCTGCGACAAGAGGTCAAGGAGTATCTGGAATCAGAAGGCTGCCACATTGTTGAGGCCGGTAGTCTGGACGAAGGGCGGGCCTTGCTGCGCCGTCAGTCGGTGCATGCGATTGTGTTGGATGTTGGCCTGCCCGACGGCAGCGGCCTCGAGGCCCTGCCCGAATTGCGCCGCCTGGGTGCGTGCCCGGTCGTGATGATGACGGCCTGGGGCCAGTTGCCCCAGCGCTTGCAAGGCCTGGACAAGGGTGCGGACTATTACCTGGTCAAGCCGGTGGCCTTGGCCGAGTTGGCCGCCGTGTTGAAGCGCCTGCTGTCGCGCGGCCCGCTCAGCGATGGCTGGAGCGCCGACGCGAACACCCGCAGCTTGACCTCCCCGGCGGGCGTGCAACTGCAGCTGACCATGTCCGAATGGCAGTTTGTGCAAGCCTTGCGCGATGCCGGCGGCCAGGTCGTGGAACGCGAGCAGTTGGTGCTGGCCCTGAACCAGCAGCCGGCCGATTACGACGCGCGCCGCATGCACAGCCTGGTGCAACGCCTGCGCGGCAAGGCGCGGGCGGCCGGCATTGAGACCCTGCCGGTCCATTCACGCCATGGCGAAGGCTATGTCTGGCTGGACGCCGCAAGGGCATGA
- the htpG gene encoding molecular chaperone HtpG, with protein sequence MTKQTHAFQAEVKQILHLVTHSLYSNKEIFLRELVSNASDACDKLRFEALDNAALFEDTPNLEVRVSFDEAARTVTISDNGIGMSEEEAIAHLGTIAKSGTREFMAKLEGDQKKDANLIGQFGVGFYSGFIVADRITVETRRAGVAAEAGVRWTSEGTGDYEVETITKAGRGTDVILHLREGEEEFLKTWRLKSVISKYSDHISLPILMKKEEWDADNAKQVLKDEWESVNKASALWSRSKSEVTQEQYDEFYKQISYDTEAPLAHTHNRVEGRSEYTQLLYIPKKAPFDLWNRDKRGGVKLYVKRVFIMDDAEALMPVYLRFVKGVIDSADLPLNVSRELLQESRDVKAIREGSTKRVLGMLESLADSEDAAERAKYADFWKDFGSVLKEGIGEDHQNQERLAKLFRFASTHADEGVSLADYIKRAKEDQDAIYYITADSLSAAKNSPQLEIFRKKGIEVLLLTDRVDEWMLSHLYEFEGKPLQSVAKGAIDLGKLQDEDEKKKAEEAAETFKPLLDRLKEALKSRAKDVRVSTRLVDSPACIVVEEGDMSGHLARLMKQAGQAAPTSLPTLEINAEHALVKKLEASAQFDDLANVLFDQAVLAEGGHLEDPAAYVRRVNAMLLA encoded by the coding sequence ATGACAAAGCAAACCCATGCCTTCCAGGCCGAGGTCAAGCAGATCCTGCACCTCGTCACCCATTCGCTCTATTCCAACAAGGAAATCTTCCTGCGCGAGTTGGTGTCCAACGCTTCCGACGCTTGCGACAAGCTGCGCTTCGAGGCGCTGGACAATGCCGCGCTGTTTGAAGACACGCCGAACCTGGAAGTGCGCGTCTCCTTCGACGAAGCCGCCCGCACCGTCACCATCAGCGACAACGGCATCGGCATGAGCGAGGAAGAGGCGATTGCCCACCTCGGCACCATCGCCAAGAGCGGCACGCGCGAATTCATGGCCAAGCTGGAAGGCGACCAGAAAAAGGACGCCAACCTGATCGGCCAATTCGGCGTGGGCTTCTACTCGGGCTTCATCGTCGCCGACCGCATCACGGTGGAAACCCGCCGCGCTGGCGTGGCCGCCGAAGCCGGCGTTCGCTGGACCTCAGAGGGCACCGGCGACTACGAAGTCGAAACCATCACCAAGGCCGGCCGTGGCACCGATGTGATCTTGCATCTGCGCGAAGGCGAGGAAGAGTTCCTCAAGACCTGGCGCCTGAAGTCCGTCATCAGCAAGTACTCCGACCACATCTCCCTGCCCATCTTGATGAAGAAGGAAGAGTGGGACGCTGATAACGCCAAGCAGGTGCTCAAGGACGAGTGGGAGTCGGTCAACAAGGCCTCGGCCCTGTGGTCGCGCTCCAAGAGCGAAGTCACGCAAGAGCAGTACGACGAGTTCTACAAACAGATCAGCTACGACACCGAAGCACCGCTGGCCCACACCCACAACCGGGTGGAGGGCCGCAGCGAGTACACGCAGCTGCTCTACATCCCCAAGAAGGCGCCGTTTGATCTGTGGAACCGCGACAAGCGCGGTGGCGTCAAGCTCTACGTCAAGCGCGTCTTCATCATGGACGACGCCGAGGCGCTGATGCCGGTCTACCTGCGCTTCGTCAAGGGCGTGATCGACTCGGCCGATCTGCCGCTGAATGTCAGCCGTGAGTTGCTGCAGGAAAGCCGCGATGTGAAGGCGATCCGCGAAGGCTCGACCAAGCGCGTGCTGGGCATGTTGGAATCGCTGGCCGACAGCGAAGACGCGGCCGAGCGCGCCAAGTACGCGGACTTCTGGAAGGACTTCGGTTCGGTGCTCAAGGAAGGCATCGGTGAAGACCACCAGAACCAAGAGCGTCTGGCCAAGCTGTTCCGCTTTGCCTCGACCCATGCCGATGAAGGCGTGTCGCTGGCCGACTACATCAAGCGCGCCAAGGAAGATCAGGACGCGATCTACTACATCACCGCCGATTCGCTCAGCGCCGCCAAGAACAGCCCGCAGCTGGAGATTTTCCGCAAAAAGGGCATCGAGGTGCTGCTGCTGACCGACCGCGTCGACGAGTGGATGCTCTCGCACCTGTACGAGTTCGAAGGCAAGCCCCTGCAGTCCGTCGCCAAGGGCGCCATCGACCTGGGCAAGCTGCAAGACGAGGACGAGAAGAAGAAGGCCGAAGAAGCGGCTGAGACCTTCAAGCCCCTGTTGGACCGCCTGAAGGAAGCGCTGAAGAGCCGCGCCAAGGATGTGCGCGTCTCTACCCGCTTGGTCGACTCGCCCGCCTGTATCGTGGTGGAAGAGGGCGATATGAGCGGCCATCTGGCCCGCCTGATGAAGCAAGCCGGCCAAGCCGCACCGACCTCGCTGCCGACGCTGGAAATCAACGCCGAGCACGCCCTGGTCAAGAAGCTGGAAGCCTCGGCCCAGTTCGATGACTTGGCTAACGTGTTGTTTGATCAGGCCGTGCTGGCCGAGGGTGGCCACTTGGAAGATCCGGCCGCTTATGTGCGTCGCGTTAACGCGATGCTCTTGGCCTAA
- a CDS encoding 3-deoxy-7-phosphoheptulonate synthase, translated as MNAKNASKPVETERWYSPQDKTSQTDDQRIRDVTPLPPPEHLIRFFPISGTPMEKLISGTRKRIRDIMSRKDDRLLIVIGPCSIHDPAAAVEYARRLAVQREKYADTLEIVMRVYFEKPRTTVGWKGLINDPYLDESYRIDEGLRIARQLLLEINRMGVPAGSEFLDVISPQYIGDLISWGAIGARTTESQVHRELASGLSAPIGFKNGTDGNIKIATDAIQAAARPHHFLSVHKNGQVAIVETNGNKDCHVILRGGNKAPNYDAESVAAACKELAAAKLDTTLMVDCSHANSSKQHQRQLDVARDVAAQMGAGSKSIFGLMVESHLHDGAQKFSPGKDDPSKLEYGKSITDACLGWDDSLEVLEVLSQAVKASRA; from the coding sequence ATGAATGCCAAGAACGCCAGCAAGCCCGTGGAAACCGAACGTTGGTACTCGCCGCAAGACAAGACCAGCCAGACCGATGACCAGCGCATCCGCGATGTGACGCCGCTGCCGCCGCCCGAGCATCTGATTCGCTTCTTCCCGATCAGCGGCACGCCGATGGAAAAGCTCATCAGCGGCACCCGCAAGCGCATCCGCGACATCATGAGCCGCAAGGATGATCGCCTGCTGATTGTCATCGGCCCTTGCTCCATTCACGATCCGGCGGCGGCTGTTGAGTACGCCCGCCGCTTGGCAGTGCAGCGCGAGAAGTACGCCGACACGCTGGAAATCGTGATGCGCGTCTACTTCGAAAAGCCCCGCACCACGGTGGGCTGGAAGGGCTTGATCAACGACCCCTACCTCGACGAGAGCTACCGCATCGACGAAGGCCTGCGCATCGCCCGCCAGCTGCTGCTGGAGATCAACCGCATGGGCGTGCCGGCGGGCTCGGAATTCCTGGACGTGATCTCGCCCCAGTACATCGGGGACTTGATCAGCTGGGGCGCCATCGGTGCGCGCACCACCGAAAGCCAGGTGCACCGCGAGCTGGCCTCGGGCTTGTCGGCGCCCATCGGTTTCAAGAATGGCACCGACGGCAATATCAAGATCGCCACCGATGCAATCCAAGCGGCCGCGCGCCCGCACCACTTCTTGTCGGTGCACAAAAACGGCCAGGTCGCCATCGTCGAGACCAATGGCAATAAGGACTGCCACGTCATCCTGCGCGGCGGCAACAAGGCGCCCAATTACGACGCCGAGAGCGTGGCCGCTGCCTGCAAGGAGCTGGCCGCCGCCAAGCTCGACACCACGCTGATGGTGGATTGCTCACACGCCAACAGCTCCAAGCAGCATCAACGCCAGCTCGATGTGGCGCGCGATGTGGCCGCCCAGATGGGCGCGGGCAGCAAGAGCATCTTCGGGCTGATGGTGGAAAGCCATTTGCATGACGGCGCGCAGAAGTTCAGCCCCGGCAAGGACGACCCGTCCAAGCTGGAATACGGCAAGAGCATCACCGACGCCTGCCTGGGTTGGGACGATTCGCTGGAAGTGCTGGAAGTGCTCAGCCAAGCGGTCAAGGCAAGTCGCGCCTGA
- the tldD gene encoding metalloprotease TldD, producing MISREPTLARLVTARSQLLEPYGLGDAVLSKALRLITEHKVDDADLYFQTTRAEGWSLEEGIVKSGSFSIDQGVGVRAVAGEKTAFAYSDDISEAAILDAALTVRSIAAAGQSRRVKVPSSPTVAGSRALYGMTDPIASLDSAEKVALLERTERMARAKDPRVAQVMAGLAAEHEVILVARADGTLAADVRPLVRLSVTVIAESNGRREVGSGGGGGRFGLAYFTDEMIASYVEQAVTAALTNLESRPAPAGEMTVVLGPGWPGVLLHEAIGHGLEGDFNRKGSSAFAGRIGQRVAAKGVTVLDDGTLPDRRGSMNVDDEGCASQRNVLIEDGILKGYIQDAMNARLMKVAPTGNGRRESYAHVPMPRMTNTYMLGGDKDPQEIIASIKKGIYASNFGGGQVDITSGKFVFSASEAFWVENGKIQYPVKGATIIGSGPEALTRVTMIGNDMQLDTGVGVCGKEGQSVPVGVGQPTLRIDGLTVGGTA from the coding sequence ATGATTTCGCGCGAACCTACTCTTGCCCGCCTGGTAACAGCCCGCAGCCAACTGCTTGAGCCTTATGGCCTGGGCGATGCCGTGCTCAGCAAGGCGCTGCGGCTGATCACCGAACACAAGGTCGATGATGCCGACCTTTATTTCCAAACCACCCGTGCCGAGGGCTGGAGCTTGGAAGAGGGCATTGTCAAAAGCGGCAGCTTCAGCATCGACCAAGGCGTGGGCGTGCGCGCCGTCGCGGGCGAGAAGACCGCGTTTGCTTACTCGGACGACATCTCCGAGGCCGCCATTCTGGACGCCGCGCTGACGGTGCGCTCCATCGCCGCCGCCGGCCAAAGCCGCCGCGTCAAAGTGCCGTCCAGCCCGACGGTGGCCGGCAGCCGCGCGCTGTACGGCATGACCGACCCCATCGCCAGCCTGGACAGCGCCGAGAAAGTGGCGCTGCTGGAGCGCACCGAGCGCATGGCCCGCGCCAAGGACCCGCGCGTGGCGCAGGTGATGGCCGGCTTGGCCGCCGAGCATGAGGTGATTCTGGTGGCCCGCGCCGACGGCACTTTGGCCGCCGACGTGCGCCCGCTGGTGCGCTTGAGCGTGACGGTGATTGCCGAGAGCAATGGCCGCCGCGAAGTCGGCTCGGGCGGTGGTGGCGGGCGTTTCGGCCTGGCTTATTTCACCGACGAGATGATTGCCAGCTATGTGGAGCAAGCTGTTACCGCCGCGCTGACCAATCTGGAATCGCGCCCGGCCCCGGCTGGCGAGATGACCGTGGTGCTTGGCCCCGGCTGGCCCGGCGTCTTGCTGCACGAAGCCATCGGCCACGGCCTGGAAGGCGACTTCAACCGCAAGGGGTCCAGCGCCTTTGCCGGCCGCATCGGCCAACGCGTGGCGGCCAAGGGCGTCACGGTGCTGGATGACGGCACCTTGCCGGATCGCCGCGGCTCCATGAATGTGGACGATGAGGGCTGCGCCTCGCAGCGCAATGTGCTGATCGAAGACGGCATTCTGAAGGGCTATATCCAGGACGCGATGAATGCGCGCCTGATGAAGGTGGCGCCCACCGGCAACGGCCGCCGCGAAAGCTATGCCCATGTGCCCATGCCGCGCATGACCAACACTTACATGTTGGGCGGCGACAAAGATCCGCAGGAAATCATCGCCAGCATCAAGAAGGGCATTTACGCCAGCAACTTCGGTGGCGGCCAGGTGGATATCACATCCGGCAAGTTTGTGTTCTCGGCCAGCGAAGCCTTCTGGGTCGAGAACGGCAAGATCCAGTACCCCGTTAAGGGCGCCACCATCATCGGCAGCGGCCCCGAGGCGCTGACCCGCGTCACCATGATCGGCAACGATATGCAGCTCGACACCGGTGTGGGCGTGTGCGGCAAAGAAGGCCAAAGCGTGCCGGTGGGCGTGGGCCAGCCGACGCTGCGCATTGACGGGCTGACCGTCGGCGGCACGGCGTGA